In one Trichosurus vulpecula isolate mTriVul1 chromosome 8, mTriVul1.pri, whole genome shotgun sequence genomic region, the following are encoded:
- the LOC118829176 gene encoding 40S ribosomal protein S14-like → MAPRKGKEKKEEQVISLGPQVAEGENVFGVCHIFASFNDTFVHVTDLSGKETICRVTGGMKVKADRDESSPYAAMLAAQDVAQRCKELGITALHIKLRATGGNRTKTPGPGAQSALRALARSGMKIGRIEDVTPIPSDSTHRKGGCRGRRL, encoded by the coding sequence ATGGCACCTcgcaaggggaaggaaaagaaggaagagcaggTCATCAGCCTTGGACCTCAAGTTGCAGAAGGAGAGAATGTGTTTGGTGTCTGCCATATCTTTGCTTCCTTCAACGACACCTTTGTCCACGTGACTGATCTCTCTGGCAAAGAAACCATCTGCCGGGTGACTGGTGGAATGAAGGTCAAGGCTGACAGAGACGAATCTTCTCCCTATGCTGCTATGTTGGCCGCTCAGGATGTTGCCCAGAGATGTAAAGAACTAGGCATCACTGCCCTTCACATCAAACTTCGGGCCACAGGGGGAAATAGGACTAAGACCCCTGGCCCTGGTGCACAGTCAGCCCTGAGAGCTCTGGCACGTTCTGGAATGAAGATTGGGCGCATTGAGGATGTCACTCCAATCCCCTCTGACAGCACTCACAGAAAGGGTGGTTGCCGTGGTCGCCGTCTGTGA
- the FKBP3 gene encoding peptidyl-prolyl cis-trans isomerase FKBP3 has protein sequence MGSAAAGGLAQSRGRSGGKMAAAGPQRAWTAEQLRSEALPKKDIIKFLQDNGSDSFLAEHKLLGNIKNVAKTANKDHLVTAYNHLFESKRFKGTESVAKVTEQVKTVKLDEEKSKEVKPEGTLDEGPPKYTKSILKKGDKTNFPKKGDVVHCWYTGTLQDGTVFDTNIQTSAKKKKNAKPLSFKVGVGKVIRGWDEALLTMSKGEKARLEIEPEWAYGKKGQPDAKIPPNAKLYFEVELVDID, from the exons atgggcTCGGCTGCGGCGGGCGGGCTGGCTCAGTCGCGTGGAAGAAGTGGGGGGAAGATGGCGGCAGCCGGACCACAGCGAGCTTGGACCGCGGAGCAGCTGCGCAGCGAGGCGCTCCCCAAGAAAGACATCATCAAGTTTCTGCAGGATAACGGCTCGGATTCG TTTCTTGCAGAACATAAATTACTAGGAAACATAAAAAATGTGGCCAAGACAGCAAACAAGGATCATTTAGTCACAGCCTACAACCACCTTTTTGAAAGTAAG CGTTTCAAAGGTACGGAGAGTGTTGCCAAAGTAACTGAGCAGGTGAAAACCGTGAAACTTGATGAAGAGAAATCCAAAGAAGTCAAGCCTGAAGGGACTTTGGATGAG gGTCCACCAAAATATACAAAATCTATTCTTAAGAAGGGAGATAAAACTAACTTTCCCAAAAAAGGAGATGTTGTTCATTGCTGGTACACAGGAACGTTACAGGATGGAACTGTTTTTGATACTAATATTCAAACTA gtgcaaagaagaaaaagaatgctaAGCCTCTAAGTTTTAAAGTTGGAGTGGGTAAAGTTATCAGAGGA TGGGATGAAGCACTCTTAACAATGAGTAAGGGAGAAAAGGCTCGCCTGGAGATTGAACCTGAATGGGCTTATGGCAAGAAAGGACAGCCTGATGCAAA AATTCCACCCAATGCAAAACTTTATTTTGAAGTGGAATTAGTGGACATcgattga